Proteins from a single region of Harpia harpyja isolate bHarHar1 chromosome 14, bHarHar1 primary haplotype, whole genome shotgun sequence:
- the CIB1 gene encoding calcium and integrin-binding protein 1 has product MGGSASLLPRETLGEYQELTFLSKQEILLAYKRFSELLPKEERENACSARVPKSQILTLPELRANPFQHRICRVFSTSDDRDDSMSFEDFLDMLSVFSDSATSDIKSHYAFRIFDFDDDGTLDRKDLEKLVNCLTGQGEESRLSNTEMEQLIRNILEESDIDKDGTINLAEFQHIVSRSPDFASSFKIVL; this is encoded by the exons ATGGGGGGCTCGGCCAGCCTGCTGCCGCGGGAGACGCTGGGCGAGTACCAG GAGCTGACGTTCCTGAGCAAGCAGGAGATCCTGCT TGCCTACAAGAGGTTCAGTGAACTGCTGccaaaggaggagagggagaatgCCTGCTCCGCACGGGTTCCCAAGAGCCAGATCCTGACGTTGCCAGAGCTGCGG GCAAACCCCTTCCAGCACCGGATCTGCCGGGTGTTCTCCACCTCAGATGACAGGGATGACAGCATGTCTTTTGAAGACTTCCTCGATATGCTGAGCGTCTTCAGCGACTCTGCTACCTCAGACATCAAATCCCACTATGCCTTCCGCATCTTTG ACTTTGATGATGATGGGACTCTGGACAGAAAGGACCTGGAGAAACTGGTGAACTGTCTGACAGGGCAAGGCGAGGAGTCCCGGCTGAGCAACACAGAGATGGAACAGCTCATCCGAAAT aTCCTGGAGGAGTCCGACATCGACAAGGATGGTACCATCAACCTCGCCGAGTTCCAGCACATTGTCTCCCGCTCCCCGGACTTTGCCAG CTCCTTCAAGATTGTCCTGTGA
- the GDPGP1 gene encoding GDP-D-glucose phosphorylase 1, translating into MAAASEALGDPSPQDFVYGEEDFVLQGTGWGGEPGSAPSRFDRALLEGWSDRMERGLFRYRLGPLPTRVLPGPMSLVAQLNVQRGTERRPPQAVLSLRQPFDPRAFNFTRMRPGEVLLRLRRAADEGGGGGGGGGGGAAAPDHLLVAINVSPLERGHVLLLPERGRGLPQALTAPLLRGGLEAALLSAHPGFRLGFNGLGACASVNHFHLHAFYLGRPLLVESAPAQPLCPARGLSLLRDVPAPAFLFYTAGPAGLEALARDVCRAAEHLTDTGLAYNVFVTRGDPPEGAGAGAGRGLRVLLWARRPSFGAKAGAAFNVALCELAGYLPLPAAPLFRDITEAEALRAIREHLLPEPQLLRLGEDLARLLAG; encoded by the coding sequence ATGGCGGCGGCGAGCGAGGCGCTGGGcgaccccagcccccaggacTTCGTCTACGGGGAGGAGGACTTTGTCCTGCAGGGGACCGGCTGGGGGGGCGAGCCGGGCTCCGCGCCCTCCCGCTTCGACCGGGCGCTGCTGGAGGGCTGGAGCGACAGGATGGAGCGGGGCTTGTTCCGGTACCGGCTGGGGCCGCTGCCCACCCGCGTCCTGCCCGGCCCCATGAGCCTGGTGGCCCAGCTCAACGTCCAGCGCGGCACCGAGCGCCGCCCGCCGCAGGCCGTCCTCAGCCTCCGGCAGCCCTTCGACCCCCGGGCCTTCAACTTCACACGGATGCGGCCCGGCGAGGTGCTGCTCCGCCTGCGCAGGGCGGCGGacgaaggaggaggaggaggaggaggagggggtgggggtgccGCGGCCCCCGACCACCTCCTGGTGGCCATCAACGTCAGCCCGCTGGAGCGGGGCCACGTCCTGCTGctgccggagcggggccgggggctgccgcaGGCCCTCACCGCCCCGCTGCTCCGCGGGGGGCTGGAGGCGGCGCTGCTCAGCGCCCACCCGGGCTTCCGCCTGGGCTTCAACGGGCTGGGGGCCTGCGCCTCCGTCAACCACTTCCACCTGCACGCATTCTACCTGGGCCGGCCGCTGCTGGTGGAGTCGGCGCCcgcccagcccctctgcccagcCCGCGGCCTCAGCCTGCTGCGGGACGTCCCGGCGCCCGCCTTCCTCTTCTAcaccgccggccccgccggcctGGAGGCGCTGGCGCGGGACGTCTGCCGGGCGGCGGAGCACCTGACAGACACCGGCCTGGCCTACAACGTCTTCGTCACCCGCGGCGACCCGCCGgagggggcgggggccggggccgggcgggggctgcgggtgctgctGTGGGCGCGCAGGCCCAGCTTCGGCGCCAAGGCGGGCGCGGCCTTCAACGTGGCGCTCTGCGAGCTGGCGGGGTacctgccgctgccggcggcgcCGCTCTTCCGGGACATCACCGAGGCCGAGGCCCTGCGCGCCATCCGCGAGCACCTCCTGCCGGAGCCGCAGCTGCTGCGTCTCGGCGAGGACCTGGCGCGGCTCCTGGCGGGttga
- the SEMA4B gene encoding semaphorin-4B, which yields MAARPALPVLAHSVLAAVLLSAAQEPVPRVSLPYDSAERVVQRFEVPGVSNYTALLLSPDGSTLYLGARELLIAVNTSHFQPGAPARRLPWSADDEKKRQCVFKGKDPQRDCHNYIKMLLQLNSTHLYTCGTCAFSPACAYINVQRFSLERDVSGKVLLEDGKGRCPFDPEYRSTAVMVDGELYAGTVSNFQGNEPTIYRSQESRIALKTENSLNWLQDPVFVGSAYLRESLPAGNPEGDDDKVYFFFSETGKEFDYFENTIVSRIARVCKGDQGGERVLQRRWTTFLKAQLLCSHPEDGFPFNVLQDVFVLTPGELRWRETLFYGVFTSQWNKGGLGSSAVCAFPMRSVQRAFGGLYKEVNRETQQWYTDTGPVPEPRPGTCITSHTRHLKINSSLQMPDRVLNFIKDHFLMDSPVRSQPLLLQSRLRYQQIGVHRAQGLHSTYDVLFLGTDDGRLHKAVRVNHGVHIIEEIRLFPAGQPVLQLLLDQDQGLVYAATYTAVAQVPFANCSLYRSCGECVLARDPFCAWSRGACRKTSRHPPAHPQLWAQDIEDADTERLCQLANTSQPRPRVLLPPASGASCQRIQLPPNAVRPLPCRLLSNLASRRWLHDGAPVNASYLVLPDGALILVGSPERAGTYECWSLEEGFRKLMASYCVSVQEPARGLPDPNRKVAAGRDALETVSTSRSTSAVGSAAARLDGKTYWTEFLVMCVLFAAAVLVLALFLLHRHRDGMKALLEPSDPGRHQKPPRKPVESLPLNGSSLPNAASEHKGYQALQDNYIVSTPVHEPPGPPRAFSESEKRPLHVRDSFVEVSPACQRPRVRLGSEIQDSVV from the exons AGCGGGTCGTGCAGCGGTTCGAGGTGCCCGGCGTGTCCAACTACACAGCCCTGCTACTGAGCCCGGATGGCAGCACCCTCTACCTGGGGGCGCGCGAGCTGCTCATCGCTGTCAACACCAGCCATTTCCAGCCCGGGGCACCGGCTCGCAGG CTGCCGTGGAGTGCTGATGATGAGAAGAAGAGGCAGTGCGTGTTCAAGGGCAAGGACCCCCAG AGAGACTGTCACAACTACATcaagatgctgctgcagctgaacagCACCCACCTCTACACCTGCGGGACCTGTGCCTTCAGCCCAGCCTGCGCCTACATC AATGTGCAGCGCTTCAGCCTGGAGCGGGACGTGTCGGGGAAGGTGCTGCTGGAGGACGGGAAGGGACGTTGCCCCTTTGACCCTGAGTACCGGTCCACGGCCGTCATGGTCG ACGGCGAGCTCTACGCCGGGACTGTCAGCAACTTCCAGGGCAATGAGCCGACCATCTACCGCAGCCAGGAGAGCCGCATCGCCCTCAAGACAGAGAACTCCCTCAACTGGCTGCAGG ACCCGGTCTTCGTGGGCTCAGCCTACCTGCGGGAGAGCCTGCCTGCTGGCAACCCTGAGGGCGATGACGACAAGGTCTACTTCTTCTTCAGCGAGACGGGCAAGGAGTTTGACTACTTCGAGAACACCATCGTCTCCCGCATCGCGCGTGTGTGCAAG GGGGACCAGGGAGGGGAGCGCGTGCTGCAGCGGCGATGGACGACCTTCCTGAAGGCACAGCTGCTCTGCTCGCACCCTGAGGACGGCTTCCCCTTCAACGTGCTGCAGGACGTCTTCGTGCTCACGCCAGGGGAGCTGCGCTGGAGGGAGACGCTATTCTATGGGGTCTTCACCTCGCAGTG GAACAAGGGTGGCCTGGGCAGCTCGGCCGTGTGTGCCTTCCCCATGCGCAGCGTGCAGCGAGCCTTCGGCGGGCTCTACAAGGAGGTGAACCGTGAGACACAGCAGTGGTACACGGACACCGGCCCCGTGCCGGAGCCCCGGCCAGGCACG TGCATCACCAGCCACACGCGGCACCTGAAGATCAACTCATCCCTCCAGATGCCAGACCGAGTGCTGAACTTCATCAAGGACCACTTCCTGATGGACAGCCCCGTGCGCAGccagccactgctgctgcagagccgcCTGCGATACCAGCAGATCGGCGTCCACCGCGCACAGGGCCTCCACAGCACCTACGACGTCCTCTTCCTGGGCACGG ATGACGGACGGTTGCACAAGGCTGTGCGTGTGAACCACGGGGTGCACATCATCGAGGAGATCCGCCTCTTCCCCGCTGGCCAGCCcgttctccagctgctgctggaccaggaccag GGCCTGGTCTATGCAGCCACTTACACGGCGGTGGCTCAGGTGCCCTTCGCCAACTGCAGCCTGTACCGCAGCTGCGGCGAGTGCGTGCTGGCGCGGGACCCCTTCTGTGCCTGGAGTCGGGGTGCCTGCCGCAAGACCAGCCGGCACCCCCCAGCGCACCCCCA GCTCTGGGCGCAGGACATCGAGGACGCTGACACAGAGCGGCTCTGCCAGCTGGCCAACACCTCCCAGCCCCGGCCCCGTGTCCTCCTGCCCCCAG CCTCGGGCGCCTCATGCCAGCGGATCCAGCTGCCGCCCAATGCGGTACGGCCGCTGCCGTGCCGGCTGCTCTCCAACCTGGCCTCACGGCGCTGGCTGCACGACGGGGCGCCCGTCAACGCCTCCTACCTGGTGCTGCCCGATGGGGCCCTCATCCTGGTGGGCAGCCCTGAGCGGGCAGGTACCTATGAGTGCTGGTCGCTGGAGGAGGGCTTCCGCAAGCTGATGGCCAGCTACTGCGTGAGTGTGCAGGAGCCAGCCCGTGGGCTGCCGGACCCCAACAGGAAGGTGGCTGCTGGCCGGGACGCCCTGGAGACTGTCAGCACGTCCCGGAGCACCTCAGCGGTGGGCAGCGCTGCAGCCCGGTTGGACGGCAAGACTTACTGGACTGAGTTCCTGGTGATGTGCGTGCTCTTTGCCGCCGCTGTCCTTGTGCTGGCCCTCTTCCTTCTGCACCGGCACCGTGATGGCATGAAAGCCTTGCTGGAGCCCAGTGACCCTGGCCGGCACCAGAAGCCGCCCCGCAAGCCGGTGGAGAGCCTGCCCCTGAACGGCAGCAGCCTGCCCAACGCGGCATCTGAGCACAAGGGCTACCAGGCTCTGCAGGACAACTACATCGTCAGCACCCCTGTGCACGAGCCCCCAGGCCCCCCACGCGCCTTCTCCGAGTCGGAGAAGAGGCCCCTCCACGTCCGGGACAGCTTCGTGGAGGTGTCTCCTGCCTGCCAAAGACCCCGGGTGCGCCTGGGCTCCGAGATCCAGGACTCGGTGGTGTGA